The proteins below come from a single Pirellulales bacterium genomic window:
- a CDS encoding Bax inhibitor-1 family protein, producing the protein MSYSENPYQSSWGTIAANAAVDERTDFIRKTYLHLGGAVLAFIGIEAILLNLPIGAQIVDLMLAQRYSWLIVMALFIGISYLASSWAQSATSVSKQYAGLGLYVVAESIVFLPILLIADRFYPGVIPQAGMITAVMFGGLTMIVFVTGHDFSYLRTILMLMGLASLVLVAWAVFSNHALGIPFSVAMIAFACGYILYDTSNVMHHYRIGQHVAASLALFASVALLFYYVLRLLMQLNRR; encoded by the coding sequence ATGAGTTATTCCGAGAACCCGTACCAGTCATCTTGGGGCACGATCGCGGCCAACGCGGCGGTCGATGAGCGCACCGACTTCATCCGCAAGACCTATCTGCACCTCGGCGGAGCCGTGCTCGCCTTTATCGGCATCGAAGCAATCTTGCTCAATCTACCGATCGGCGCGCAAATAGTCGATTTGATGCTCGCCCAGCGTTATAGCTGGCTGATCGTCATGGCCCTGTTCATCGGCATCAGTTACTTGGCGTCGAGCTGGGCCCAGTCTGCCACTTCAGTCTCAAAGCAATACGCCGGGCTCGGGCTCTACGTCGTCGCCGAATCGATCGTCTTCTTGCCGATCTTGCTCATTGCCGATCGCTTCTATCCGGGCGTGATTCCGCAGGCCGGGATGATCACGGCCGTGATGTTCGGCGGACTGACGATGATCGTGTTCGTCACCGGCCACGACTTCTCGTACCTGCGCACGATCCTGATGCTGATGGGCCTGGCATCGCTGGTGCTTGTAGCTTGGGCCGTGTTCAGCAATCACGCGCTGGGGATTCCGTTCAGCGTGGCGATGATCGCCTTCGCCTGCGGATACATCCTGTACGACACGTCGAACGTAATGCACCATTATCGGATCGGCCAACACGTAGCAGCCTCGCTCGCCCTGTTCGCCTCTGTGGCATTGCTCTTCTACTACGTGCTGCGGCTCTTGATGCAATTGAACCGCCGCTAG